Genomic segment of Vulpes lagopus strain Blue_001 chromosome 7, ASM1834538v1, whole genome shotgun sequence:
CCTTTAACTAATCGTGACCCTACTCCTGACCCTGACCTGAGCAGTAACCTGAATGCCCTTGACTTCGCAGTGACCCAGAGCTTGGCTGAGGCGGGCAGGGCCCGCGAGGGCATCCGAACGGAGCTGTTCAGGGCTCTGGAGGCCGTCCGGCAGGGGAACAGTGAGCgacacagacagaggggagagaggaggggacaaGTGGACCCTACCTGTGGGCCTCGGGGTTCCTTGAtcggccctgccctgccccttgaCCTTGGCCTGTTCTCTGTGCCTCCGCCCCTACacctgggtggggggcacctcCCCCGCGTTTTTTCCATTCGCCCTGCCAGGGAGCGCTTCACCTCCCTGACTCTGGCCACCCCACAGGCTCCTGCGAGGAGTGCCCCGAATCCTGGCTGCCCTTCCAGGGCTCCTGCTACCTTTTCTCTGTCCAGCGGGCCACCTGGGAGGCGTCGCAGCAGAActgcgcaggcgcaggcgcacaCCTGGTGATTGTCGGGGACCTGGAGGAGCAGGTGCGCTGTCCCAGGCGGGAGGCGGCCTTCACCTGATGGGGCGAGGCCCGGGAGGGGTGCGAGGCGACTCCTTCCCACGCAGGGCTTCCTGAGTCGGAATACACGTGGCCGTGGTTTCTGGCTGGGCCTGCGGGCCGTGCGCCGCGCGGGCAAGATCCAGGGCTACCAGTGGATAGACGGAGTCCCGCTCAGCTTCAGGTGAGGGAAGGGACTTGGGGAGAGGGACGGGTCAGACCCCAGGGGAAGTGCTTTGGCCAGATCTCAGGGACTCATTTGGCATGGGcaggccagatcccaggacctggcGGAGGGTTAAATTCTGGGAGTTAGAGAGTTGTATCCCAGGTGCATGCCCAGATTAGGCCCCCAGGGTGTCTAGGTTGGACCCAAGCAATAAACAGGGTAGATGCTCAGGGCTGGACGCCAGGCCCGTCCTCAGACTCCCAGAAACACCCCCCAACAAACCACTGCAGCCAGTGGAACACGGGAGAGCCCAATGACTCTAGGGGGCTCGAGGACTGCGCTATGATGCTACACACCGGGATGTGGAATGACGCACCGTGCCAAAACGAGAAGGACAACTGGATCTGTGAGAAGAGGCGCAGCTGCTGACCCCGCCCGGTGCCCACCAGCGGTACCCACAGCCTGCGGGTCGGGGGGCCATCCGCGACGGTCGCCTGGGCTGTTCACCGTCCTGGCGCCGCCCACCACCATAACTACTAAGAGCCGTCCACCCAACCCAGGCAGGTGCGGGCGGGGGACCTCCACTCCAACCTCACCGCAAGCCCTCACACAGACAACCTAGCCTCCACCCCACCCAAATCCCGGCTCCTGGGCCGGTCCCTGggccccacctccctccctaaCCAAAGCAAGGCAACTCAAGCATGGAGCTGGTTTTCTCGCATTCTCCCCCAGACTGGGAGCCCTCACAGATAGGGGTTTTGTGAGCTGTCTTCGCAGCCCTAGGAAGCATCAATAAATGCTTGAGAAATGAATTTTGATTCATGGCTTTGGTGAGCTGTCCTAAGTTTTATCCCCGAGACCCTAATATGATCCCTGTGAGTGACCCTGACCTCTCTAAGTGATGTCCTGGCCCTATGATGCCCCAAAGCTCGGTGAGTAACCTGCACTTGGCCAGGACAGCTAGAGACACAGGATTGACTCAGAGTcagggctcccctgcccccacccctctgaTCTAGCTGGGCACAGGAATGATGTCACCAGTGACTCAAAAGAAGAATGCATGAATGTCTCGTGATGCATTTGGAGAAGCCACACCTCCAGGGGAGGAACTGTGTTGGAATACTGCAGCAGTGGCCCCTCCTTGGGGACACCTCTCCCGTGGAGATTTGGCAGTCTGAGACAAGGCCATAAGGCAGGTGGGAGAGGGCCTGCCAGGGAATCTGAGGCACAAGTCCCTCTGTCTTGGGCACCTAGATTCTGTGACCACTGGGTGGAATGATCTCTCAGAGAAAACTTTCGAGAAATAATGGGATTTCAGCATGAGGAGCTGGGAAGGGAGGTCTTTGCAAGCAGAGGGTGTTGGGATGTGCTAAGTATGGCTGAAGCCATTTGGAGGGTGCAGGGTGCACTGAGTCTGGCTTTATCAGCTGGGGACTTTTGATCTGAATTCACCCTACACTCCCAAAGTTTTCTGCtcccatcctggagacctggggccTCTCCCAGAATTTCCAGTGGAGACAGGAAACTTTTAGTTCTGGGGACCCCCTTgggagcccccaggctgcccagccctGAGAGCAGTGACTGGGCAAGCAGAAGAGAGACCACCACTCAGATTCCCTGGCCAGGGAAGACCCTCCAGTGAACCCCAATCCTCCTCTGGGTGCTCTACTACTGCAGCCCAGAG
This window contains:
- the CLEC4G gene encoding C-type lectin domain family 4 member G isoform X1 — translated: MPWAGRLLTMDTTGYSKWGDGLEDVPGGCWGRWGRWGQRLLFLGLVLAVATVLWALILNILVSKASTERRALVGLQDLLRTNASEQSVALGALNREVRACNTCCLGTQKLLQRARTELGEAQAKLIQQESALKELSDRVTQSLAEAGRAREGIRTELFRALEAVRQGNSSCEECPESWLPFQGSCYLFSVQRATWEASQQNCAGAGAHLVIVGDLEEQGFLSRNTRGRGFWLGLRAVRRAGKIQGYQWIDGVPLSFSQWNTGEPNDSRGLEDCAMMLHTGMWNDAPCQNEKDNWICEKRRSC
- the CLEC4G gene encoding C-type lectin domain family 4 member G isoform X2, with product MPWAGRLLTMDTTGYSKWGDGLEDVPGGCWGRWGRWGQRLLFLGLVLAVATVLWALILNILVSKASTERRALVGLQDLLRTNASEQSVALGALNREVRACNTCCLGTQKLLQRARTELGEAQAKLIQQESALKELSDRVTQSLAEAGRAREGIRTELFRALEAVRQGNSSCEECPESWLPFQGSCYLFSVQRATWEASQQNCAGAGAHLVIVGDLEEQGFLSRNTRGRGFWLGLRAVRRAGKIQGYQWIDGVPLSFRGLEDCAMMLHTGMWNDAPCQNEKDNWICEKRRSC